AAATATGGGTGTTAATACTATACGTGTTTACAGCGGAATTCCTAAGAAATGGATAGAATATATTTATACTAATTATGGTATTTACACCATGTTAAACTACACTTTCGGTAGATATGGTTTAACTATAGACGGAGTTTGGAAACCTAATACGGAGTATTCAGATCCTAAAACACGAGAAATTTTACTAAATGAAGCTAAGCAAATGGTGACTGACTATAAAGACACTAAAGGCTTACTACTGTTTTTACTCGGTAACGAAAATAACTATGGTTTATTTTGGGATGGTGCAGAAACTGAAAACATTCCAATTAAAGACAGAAAATCAACTATTCGAGCTCGTTCGTTATATAAAGTATTTAACGAAGCTGTTGTTAGTATGAAGGCTATAGATAGTAATCACCCAATGGCTATTTGTAATGGTGATTTATTATTCTTAGATATAATTGTTGAAGAATGTAAAGATGTTGATATACTTGGAACTAATGTTTATAGAGGTGTTTCTTTCGGGGACCTTTTTGAAAGAGTAAAAAAGGAATATGGGAAACCTGTCTTATTATCAGAATTTGGAGCAGATGCCTTTAACGTTCTTACCAATCAAGAAGATCAAAAATCACAGTCTTTTTATTTAAAAGGAAATTGGAAAGAAATTTATGAAAATGCTGCTGGTCTTGGTAAAGCTGGAAATGCTTTGGGAGGATTTACTTTTCAGTTTAGTGATGGATGGTGGAAATACGGACAAACTAAAAACTTAGATGAACATGATAACAATGCTTCATGGTCAAACGGGGGTTACCAAAAAGATTATACTGAAGGTGAAAACAATATGAATGAAGAATGGTTTGGTATTTGTGCAAAAGGCGCAACTAACGAAAAAGGTTCTTACCAATTATATCCTCGTGCTGCTTATTATGTTTTGAAAAATCTACATCAAATAAATCCATATGCAGCTGGAACTACTATAGCAAGTATTGAGAGCAATTTTGATAATGCTCAAATAATGGATGCTGCATTAAGAGCTAGAGGAGATAAAGCGGCCCTAGATGCTAACAAAGGTGGGAAAATTAGATTTAGCAGATTGAGCGCTGAGTTTACAACCTTTAATACAGGAGGTTCTTTAATTACAACGCCAAATGATGCTGTGGCAAATTCAACACAATATCCTAATAAGCTAGGATTTGACCACATGGAATCCTATTATATTGGAGTTGAAGCTAATCCATCGGCTAATACAAGTCTAAATGTTGAATTTAATATTTTAGGTAATGTAGCTCTAAATCCAATTGATGAAATTTTTTATGAAAATCGTGGAAGACCTATTACTGTCAATAGTAATAATGGTGATTTGACTCTACAATCTAATGAAAGAGTTCAGGTTTACAGAGCTAGTTATAAATGGAATCATAAGTTATTCAACTTAGACGGGTTTTATAGAACGGGTCATTACCACTGGGGTTATGAAGGAGACTTTTTTGGCTTATATCCTGAAGCAAATTATGGTCCGCAAATAGATACATATAATGGTGGCGCTCCTTTTGGTTTTGAAATGGAAGGTAAAAAAATGTTTAGCGGATTAAAATTAGCTTTTGGACCACAACTTTGGTGGGGAGCTAATCCTGCAGTATTATTAAAATACTCTAAAAGAGTAAGCAAGTTTGATATTACTGGTATTTATCATGAAGATATTGCTAAGCAAGGTGCTACTCAAAGTTCATTTGCCATTCCACAACCAAAAACAAGACGTTTTACATTACAAGTAAATAGAAAATTTGGAAAATTAGGAATTGATTTAGGGGGAATATGGGCAGGACAACCATTGAATGGTAGAGATTACCAAGTTGAAAGAGGTGATGCTGGTAACGAACAAGTATACCAACTTCAAATTAAAGCCAAAGATAATTTTGGTGGGAAAGTCAAATTCACTTATGTAGGTGGTAAATTTAACTGGTATGGTCAAGCTGCTGCCATGGGATTAGTTGCTAATGGTGGTGCGGATTTAACAAAAACATTTACAGGATGGCGTTTGAAAGATAGTGGAAGTGGAAATCAATATAATTTCTTAACTGGACTTACTTATAACATTGGAAAATTCCAAATTGCTCCAAACTTTTTATGGCAAAAACCACTTGAAGGTCCAATTGATACTTCAGTTCCAGCACCAGGAAGACCAAGAAACATTCTAGACGATCCATTTGTAGTTAGAGCAAATAGAGAGCAAGTGGCAGGAGAGATATTATTTACTTACGATCAAACACCAGGAACTTGGATGTATGATTGGGATAATGACAGAACTGAGGATTCTAAATTTGCTATTAGTGCTGGTTTTGTTTTCCGTCACTTACCAACTACACAGGATGCAGCAATTGGTATTTTAGCAAACGGCAGAACAACTTTTGCATTCCCAGGCGCTGCACCAGCTAAAGATTTATGGGAAATGAATACAAGATTAGTCTCAAAATTAAGTAAAGACTTTGGTTTCATTGCCAATATGTATGCAGGAACCGCTCAAGCCAATGGTAGTGATGCAAGAACTATTGATAGATATGGAATGGATTTAAGAATGATATATAACAAAGTTAAATTCATGTCATCTGTAAAAATTAACGATTGGGGACCTTATGATTATCACCGTGATTTTAATTTGACCTTCCCACTTCAATTAATGGCTGATATTTCAACCGAGATTGGGAAACCTGATTGGTTTGTATTACCTGGAACTAAAATTGGTTTACGATATACTTGGCGTTCTCTTGATCAATATTCACCAAGATACAACCCAACTCAAATTCTAGATCCAGCAGGAAATATTGTTCCAGATCCTACTGCTATAGGTTTTCCAAATGGAAATGAATGGGAAATCAGAACTTATGTAATAATTAATATAGGAAACTAAAAAAAATACTATGAAATCAAATTTTAAAACAAACTTTAAAATACTATCCTTCTGGATGATTTTAATCGCGGTCTCAGGTTGTACAAACGACCCTAATGACTTTCAAACTGCCGCTTATTCTAAAAACGGAGAAGTTTTTATAGATGGATTTAGTGCGGGTCTTAACTATGCAGCTTTTAGTAATACAGTTACTTCTGCATTTCAAGTAGATAATGATGTCACTTACAATAATTCAAGTGCATCTATGCGTATTGATGTTCCAAATGTAAATGATCCGCTTGGGTCATATGCTGGCGGTGCTTTTTTTACAACTGTTGGAAGAGATTTATCAGATTATGATGCATTAACCTTTTGGGCAAAAAGTTCGGTTGCAGCAACTTTAGATGTTGTTGGGTTTGGACTTGATTTAGGTGCCAATAAATACCCTGCATCTATCAATGGTGTGAGTTTAAGTACTGTTTGGAAAAAATATATAATTCCAATACCAGATGCCTCAAAACTAAAAATAGAAAAAGGAATGTTCTATTATTCTGAAGGACCAGAAAATGGAAATGGATATTCTTTTTGGATAGATGAAGTTAAGTTCGAAAAATTAGGAACTATAGCACATGGACAGAGCTCAATTTTAAATGGTGTTAATAAAGTGGAAACCTCTTTTAATGGAGTTAGTAGAACTATCGATGGACTTATTGCAACTTTCAATTTACCAAATGCTATTAATCAAAATGTAACTGCAAGTCCTGCTTATTTTGATTTCACTTCATCCAATCCAGCTGTAGCAACAGTTGATCAATCAGGTGTTGTAACCACAGTAGGTGCTGGAACTGCAGTAATTACAGCAAAACTTGGTGGGCAACCAGCTACTGGTTCTTTAACAATAAATTCTCCAGGAACTTTTAACGCAGCACCAGCACCAACAGAAAATGCATCTGATGTAATCTCTGTTTTTAGTAATGCCTACAACAATGTACCTGTTGATTACTATAATGGTTACTATGCGCCTTATCAAACCACACAATCTGCGGATTTTACCGTTGGAACAGATAATGTATTGAATTATACTAATTTTAATTTTGTTGGAATTCAATTTAGTACTCCTACGATAAATGCTTCTTTAATGTCACATTTACATGTTGATTTATATATGCCAAATGCGATTGCTTCAGGATCTAATTTTAAAATTAATGTTATTGATTGGGGAGCTAATGGGGTTTATGCAGGTGGTGATGATACTAATTATGTTACTACAATTACAGCTCCAACATTAACATCGCAAAACTGGATTAGTTTAGATATTCCTTTTTCAAGTATGCCTGGTTTAACCAGTAGAACTCATTTAGGACAAATTATTTTTGAAGGGACTAACATCACAAACTTCTATGCAGACAATATTTATTTCTACAATGATGGAAGTGTAATCCCTCAAGTACCAACTGTTGCTGCACCAACTCCAACAACTCCTGCTGCTGATGTAATTTCAATTTTTAGTAATGCCTATACAAATGTTGCCGGTTCAGATCTTAATCCAAATTGGGGCCAAACTACTGTAACGACACAAGTTTCAATTGCAGGTAACAATACCCTTAAATATGCGGGACTAAATTACCAAGGTTTACAGTTTGGAACGCCTCAAAATGTAGCTTCGAAAACCTTTTTGCATTTGGATTATTATACTGCAAATTCAACTAGTCTGAAAGTATATCTTATTAGCCCTGGGCCAGTTGAAAAATCGGTATCCCTTACTGTGCCATCTCCAGGAGGATGGAAAAGTATGGATATACCGCTTTCCTCATTCTCACCAGTAAATTTAAGTAATGTTATCCAAATGAAGTTTGATGGCAATGGAGAAATCTATTTAGACAATATCTATTTCCGTAATTAAATCAATTTTTAAAAAACATAAAAAATGAAAATAGCATTAATAAAAAAAATAACTTTTTTATCAATAATAACAGTGTCCTTTTGTGCTTGTAACTCCGATACGAAACAAAGTGTAGATGCTCGAAATTGGCAATTAACTTGGAGTGATGAGTTTAATGGTGCTGCAGGAGATTTACCAGATGCTTCTAAATGGGGCTATGATATTGGTAATAGTGGATGGGGAAATCAAGAACTAGAAAACTATACCAATCGTCCTGAAAACGTATCGATGGATGGAAATGGAAATTTGGTAATTACTGCCAAAAAAGAAAATTTAGGAGGTTCACAATATACTTCAGCCAGAATTAAAACTAAAGGTTTGTTTTCTCAAACATACGGACGCTTTGAGGCTCGTTTGATTACTCCTTATGGTCAAGGTTTATGGCCTGCATTTTGGCTTTTAGGTGCTAATGGAGACCAACCTGGTTTTACTTGGCCTAAATGTGGTGAAATTGATATTATGGAATTAAGAGGACAGTCGCCGAGTATTATTAATGGTACTATTCATGGTCCAGGATATTCTGGAGCAAACGCCATTTCATCTAATTATTTTTTGCAAAATAGCCGATTTGATGTTGACTATCACATCTTTGCTGTTGAATGGGATGCAACTAAAATTGATTTTTTTGTTGATGGATTTTTATACAATCGCATCAATAAAAGTGATGTTCCAGGCGAATGGGTTTATGACCATGCTTTTTACATGATTTTAAATGTGGCTGTTGGCGGAAATTATCTTGGTAATCCAAATGCTGGAACCCCTTTCCCTCAAAAAATGATTATAGATTATGTAAGGGTTTATAGCGAACCAACCAACTAATTATTTTAAACATATTGATTATTCTATTTAAGAATTGTGATGAATAAAAATCAAAATCTATCCATTGAAAATGAAATTGAAGACCAAAAAAAGATGGTTTCAATGGAAATGGTCGTTTTAGAGGGTGAACATTATTATAAAATTAATAATAATGATTGCATTCGCCCTTTTTTCATGAGTATTGTAAGCGATTCAAATCATTGGTTGTTTATTTCAAGTAATGGTGGATTAACCGCAGGAAGAAAGAATGCAGAGTTTGCTCTTTTTCCCTATTATACTGATGATAAAATTACTGAGTTCGCTGACATAACAGGAAGTAAATCTATTTTTCAAATTCATTCGGATAATCAAACTCATATTTGGGAACCCTTCTCAGAACGATTTAATGAAAACTATAATTTAAGTCGAAATCTATATAAAAATCTATACGGCAATAAAATCATTTTTGAAGAAATTCATCACGATTTTCAATTAACATTTAGATATCAATGGAGTACAAGTAATATATATGGCTTCATTAAGACCTCTGAAATTATAAATGATTCTGATCATGATTACTCCATTTCATTTCTTGATGGAATTCAGAATATTATGCCTCATGGCGTAAGTAGTGATTTGCAGGCAACCACAAGCAATTTAGTTGATGCTTATAAAAGAAACGAACTCCACACAGAAAGCGGTTTAGGCATTTTTGCTCTTAGTGCTATAATCGTAGATAAAGCAGAACCTAGCGAAGCTTTAAAAGCTAATATTGTTTGGTCATTAGGTTTAGACAATCCTAATTATTTACTGTCAGCATTGCAAATACCTGCTTTCCGAAAGGAGCAAAAACTCTATACGGAAACGGATATTAAAGGTGAAAAGGGGGCATACTTTGTTTCAACAGATTTGTTTTTGGTCAATAAATCATCAAAGACTTGGAAAATAATAGCCAATGTAAATCAAAATCAATCACAAGTCATTCAATTAGCAGATGCCATCTGTAATGATAAAGGATTAGAAGATAAAGTAATTGAGGATATAGAATTAGGAAAAGAAAATCTTATTGCACTCAATGCGACTGCAGATGGTTTACAATTCACTGCTGATAAACGCAAAGACACTCGCCATTTTGCCAACGTTTTATTCAACATTATGCGTGGTGGAATTTTTGATAATAATTATCAAATTGAGAAAAATGATTTTGTAAACTATATTTCAAAAGCAAATAAAACGGTTTTTGAAAATCAAACCTCTTTTTTTAAAAATTTACCGGAAGCTTTTGAATATTCTCATTTAGAAAAGTTAGTGTCCGAAAATAACGATGCTGATTTAATTCGCCTTTGCACGGAATATTTGCCTCTAAAATTTAGCAGAAGACACGGTGATCCAAGTCGTCCATGGAATAAATTCTCCATTAATACTAGAAGCGAAATTGATGGTTCAAAAATATTAGATTATCAAGGAAATTGGAGAGACATATTTCAGAACTGGGAAGCATTAGCGTATGCCTATCCTGAATTTATTGATGGAATGATTCACAAATTCTTGAATGCCTCAACTTTTGATGGTTATAATCCATATCGAGTAACTAAAGAAGGTTTTGATTGGGAAACTATAGAGCCTGATAATCCATGGTCTTATATTGGGTATTGGGGAGATCATCAAATCATCTATTTATTGAAGTTTTTAGAGTTTATAGAAAAATACCAACCTGGTAAATTGAATTCTTATTTTGATAAAGAATGTTTTGTTTATGCAGCAGTTCCCTACACTATAAAACCGTATCAAGATATTTTACAAAATCCAAAGGATACCATTTTGTTTAACCATGAATGGGATGCTAAAATCAATAAACGAAGAGATAATATTGGTGCCGATGGCGCTTTGTTACGAGACAATAACGATGAAATTTACCATGTAAATTTTATTGAAAAAATTCTGGCTACAGTATTAGCAAAAATGTCAAACTTCATACCAGAAGCTGGTATTTGGATGAATACGCAACGTCCAGAATGGAACGATGCTAATAATGCTTTAGTGGGTAACGGAGTATCCATGGTTACGCTATATTACTTGAGAAGATTCTTGAAGTTCTTCCAACAATTATTGGAGAATTCAAATCAAGAAACGATAAAAATATCTAATGAGATGGTTGAGTTTTATCATGTCATTAGAGAAAGTCTTCTTGCTTTTCAACCATTACTTTCGGGACCAATAAACAATCAAGATAGAAAGAAAATACTCGATGCATTAGGTCATGCTGCTTCAGAATATCGTTATCAAGTTTATAACAGCGGATTTTGGGGTAAGAAAAGAACCCATTCTATGGATGGTTTAAAGAAATTTGTAGCGGTTAGTATCGATTTCATCGAACATGCTATAAAAGCCAATCAAAGAGAAGATAAATTATATCACGCTTATAATTTAATGTCGATAGAAAATGATGGCGTATCAATATCCTATTTGCCTGAAATGTTAGAAGGTCAGGTAGCTGTTTTAAGTTCTGGATTTTTAGATGGTAAAGAATCACTTCAAGTTTTAGATGCCCTAAGAAATAGTGCTTTGTACAGAGCTGATCAAAACAGTTATATCTTATATCCAAATAAAAAACTGCCAAAGTTTTTAGAAAAAAATACCATTCCAAAGAACAAGGTTGAAAAATCATTTTTATTGAAAAAACTCCTTGAAAATGGGAATCTTCATTTGATCAATCAAGATATTAAAGGCGGTTATCATTTCAATGGTAATTTTCATAATGCCAACGATTTAAAAGAAGCTTTGGCTCAACTGGCAAATCACCAAGAATATAAAGAATTGGTTGCAACTGAGACAACAACTGTTTTGCAAATTTTTGAAGAGGTATTCAATCATAAGGCATTCACTGGACGTTCAGGAACATTCTATGGTTATGAAGGTTTAGGATCTATTTATTGGCACATGGTTTCTAAATTGCATCTAGCCGTTATAGAAGTCATTAAAGAAACAATAAATAATAACGAAAGTCAAAGTGTTGTTAATTCACTAATTGCTCATTTTGAGGAAATTGGCAACGGAATAGGAGTCCATAAATCTCCAGATGTTTATGGTGCTTTTCCAACGGATCCCTATTCGCATACACCTTTCAATAAAGGAGCACAGCAACCAGGTATGACAGGTCAAGTGAAGGAAGATATTCTTACTCGTATAGGTGAATTAGGAGTGATAATGAATGATGGGAAATTACAATTCCAACCTAATTTACTTCACAAAA
The window above is part of the Flavobacterium sp. N1994 genome. Proteins encoded here:
- a CDS encoding glycosidase, translated to MKNFILFLTLIIYSSSGYSQDNKVVVVNNSEGMKLTVNGKDFMVNGMNWDYFPIGTNYSYSLWNQSDKFIQEALDEEMGLLKNMGVNTIRVYSGIPKKWIEYIYTNYGIYTMLNYTFGRYGLTIDGVWKPNTEYSDPKTREILLNEAKQMVTDYKDTKGLLLFLLGNENNYGLFWDGAETENIPIKDRKSTIRARSLYKVFNEAVVSMKAIDSNHPMAICNGDLLFLDIIVEECKDVDILGTNVYRGVSFGDLFERVKKEYGKPVLLSEFGADAFNVLTNQEDQKSQSFYLKGNWKEIYENAAGLGKAGNALGGFTFQFSDGWWKYGQTKNLDEHDNNASWSNGGYQKDYTEGENNMNEEWFGICAKGATNEKGSYQLYPRAAYYVLKNLHQINPYAAGTTIASIESNFDNAQIMDAALRARGDKAALDANKGGKIRFSRLSAEFTTFNTGGSLITTPNDAVANSTQYPNKLGFDHMESYYIGVEANPSANTSLNVEFNILGNVALNPIDEIFYENRGRPITVNSNNGDLTLQSNERVQVYRASYKWNHKLFNLDGFYRTGHYHWGYEGDFFGLYPEANYGPQIDTYNGGAPFGFEMEGKKMFSGLKLAFGPQLWWGANPAVLLKYSKRVSKFDITGIYHEDIAKQGATQSSFAIPQPKTRRFTLQVNRKFGKLGIDLGGIWAGQPLNGRDYQVERGDAGNEQVYQLQIKAKDNFGGKVKFTYVGGKFNWYGQAAAMGLVANGGADLTKTFTGWRLKDSGSGNQYNFLTGLTYNIGKFQIAPNFLWQKPLEGPIDTSVPAPGRPRNILDDPFVVRANREQVAGEILFTYDQTPGTWMYDWDNDRTEDSKFAISAGFVFRHLPTTQDAAIGILANGRTTFAFPGAAPAKDLWEMNTRLVSKLSKDFGFIANMYAGTAQANGSDARTIDRYGMDLRMIYNKVKFMSSVKINDWGPYDYHRDFNLTFPLQLMADISTEIGKPDWFVLPGTKIGLRYTWRSLDQYSPRYNPTQILDPAGNIVPDPTAIGFPNGNEWEIRTYVIINIGN
- a CDS encoding Ig-like domain-containing protein codes for the protein MKSNFKTNFKILSFWMILIAVSGCTNDPNDFQTAAYSKNGEVFIDGFSAGLNYAAFSNTVTSAFQVDNDVTYNNSSASMRIDVPNVNDPLGSYAGGAFFTTVGRDLSDYDALTFWAKSSVAATLDVVGFGLDLGANKYPASINGVSLSTVWKKYIIPIPDASKLKIEKGMFYYSEGPENGNGYSFWIDEVKFEKLGTIAHGQSSILNGVNKVETSFNGVSRTIDGLIATFNLPNAINQNVTASPAYFDFTSSNPAVATVDQSGVVTTVGAGTAVITAKLGGQPATGSLTINSPGTFNAAPAPTENASDVISVFSNAYNNVPVDYYNGYYAPYQTTQSADFTVGTDNVLNYTNFNFVGIQFSTPTINASLMSHLHVDLYMPNAIASGSNFKINVIDWGANGVYAGGDDTNYVTTITAPTLTSQNWISLDIPFSSMPGLTSRTHLGQIIFEGTNITNFYADNIYFYNDGSVIPQVPTVAAPTPTTPAADVISIFSNAYTNVAGSDLNPNWGQTTVTTQVSIAGNNTLKYAGLNYQGLQFGTPQNVASKTFLHLDYYTANSTSLKVYLISPGPVEKSVSLTVPSPGGWKSMDIPLSSFSPVNLSNVIQMKFDGNGEIYLDNIYFRN
- a CDS encoding glycoside hydrolase family 16 protein; translated protein: MKIALIKKITFLSIITVSFCACNSDTKQSVDARNWQLTWSDEFNGAAGDLPDASKWGYDIGNSGWGNQELENYTNRPENVSMDGNGNLVITAKKENLGGSQYTSARIKTKGLFSQTYGRFEARLITPYGQGLWPAFWLLGANGDQPGFTWPKCGEIDIMELRGQSPSIINGTIHGPGYSGANAISSNYFLQNSRFDVDYHIFAVEWDATKIDFFVDGFLYNRINKSDVPGEWVYDHAFYMILNVAVGGNYLGNPNAGTPFPQKMIIDYVRVYSEPTN